In Cicer arietinum cultivar CDC Frontier isolate Library 1 chromosome 1, Cicar.CDCFrontier_v2.0, whole genome shotgun sequence, one DNA window encodes the following:
- the LOC140920914 gene encoding BTB/POZ domain and ankyrin repeat-containing protein NPR1-like: MQNKRLISRMEALMKTVEMGRRYFPHCSEVLDKFMEDDLPDLFYLEKGTQEEQRVKRTRFIELKEDVNKAFNKDKAEFSHSGISSSSSSSSFRESVHYKARKM; encoded by the exons ATGCAAAACAAGAGACTTATTTCTAGGATGGAAGCTCTAATGAAAACAG TCGAGATGGGGCGTCGATACTTTCCTCATTGCTCCGAAGTGCTCGATAAGTTCATGGAGGATGACCTACCAGACTTGTTTTACCTCGAGAAGGGAACTCAAGAAGAGCAACGAGTGAAGCGAACGCGATTCATCGAGCTTAAAGAGGACGTCAATAAGGCTTTCAACAAGGATAAAGCCGAGTTTAGTCACTCTGGAATTTCATCTTCATCATCCTCATCATCCTTTAGAGAATCTGTACATTACAAGGCTAGAAAAATGTGA
- the LOC101489007 gene encoding BTB/POZ domain and ankyrin repeat-containing protein NPR1 — MANNSSEPSSSLSFTSSSPLSNGSITHNICSSNASDHCRNLEVISLSKLSSNLEQLLIDSDNDYSDAEIVVEGILVRVHRCVLASRSKFFHELFKRGKDKGSSKNEGKLKYCLSDLLPYGKVGYEAFIIFLSYVYSGKLKPSPMEVSTCVDNVCAHDACGPAINFAVEVMYASSIFQIPELVSLFQRRLLNFVGKALVEDVIPILMVAFHCQLSQLVALCVDRVARSDLNQISIEKELPCELSEKVKLLRRDLQQQDSENYAPVVDALSLKRITRIHKALDSDDVELVKLLLNESDITLDEAGALHYAAAYCDPKVVSEVLGLGMANVNLRNSRGYTVLHVAAMRKEPSIIVSLLTNGACASDLTFDGQSAVSICRRLTRPKDYHPKTEQGKETNKDRICIDVLQREMRRNPLAGDLSVSSQTVADDLHMKLLYLENRVAFARLFFPLEAKLAMDIARAETTSEFAGLSTSKGSNGNLMEVDLNETPLMQNKRLISRMEALMKTVEMGHRYFPHCSEVLDKFMEDDLPDLFYLEKGTQEEQRVKRTRFIELKEDVNKAFNKDKAEFSHSGISSSSSSSSFRESVHYKARKCVIKT, encoded by the exons ATGGCTAATAATTCATCTGAACCCTCATCATCTTTAAGCTTTACATCATCTTCACCTTTATCAAATGGCTCAATTACTCATAACATATGCTCTTCTAATGCCTCAGATCACTGTCGAAATCTCGAGGTTATTAGTTTGAGTAAGCTTAGCTCTAATTTAGAACAGCTTTTGATTGATTCTGATAATGATTATAGCGATGCCGAAATTGTTGTGGAGGGTATTCTGGTTAGAGTTCATCGATGTGTTTTAGCTTCTAGGAGTAAGTTTTTCCATGAATTGTTCAAGAGAGGTAAAGATAAAGGATCATCAAAGAATGAAGGAAAATTGAAGTATTGTTTGAGTGATTTGTTGCCTTATGGCAAAGTTGGATATGAAgcttttatcatatttttgaGTTATGTTTATAGTGGTAAACTCAAACCCTCTCCAATGGAGGTTTCTACATGTGTTGATAATGTTTGTGCTCATGATGCTTGTGGACCTGCAATTAACTTTGCTGTGGAGGTGATGTATGCTTCTTCCATTTTTCAAATACCAGAGTTGGTTTCACTTTTTCAG CGACGTCTTCTTAACTTTGTAGGGAAGGCTCTTGTGGAAGATGTCATCCCAATCCTTATGGTTGCTTTCCATTGTCAATTGAGTCAACTTGTTGCACTATGTGTTGACAGGGTGGCACGATCAGACCTCAACCAGATCTCGATCGAGAAAGAGCTACCTTGTGAGCTCTCAGAAAAAGTTAAATTGCTCCGCCGTGACCTTCAGCAACAGGACAGTGAAAACTATGCTCCTGTTGTGGATGCTTTGTCTCTCAAACGAATCACGAGAATACACAAAGCATTGGACTCGGATGATGTCGAGCTTGTTAAACTTCTTTTAAATGAGTCGGACATTACTTTAGACGAAGCCGGTGCTCTCCATTACGCAGCAGCCTACTGCGACCCCAAGGTCGTTTCCGAAGTACTTGGGTTGGGTATGGCTAATGTCAATCTTCGGAATTCTCGAGGGTACACAGTGCTTCACGTTGCTGCCATGCGTAAGGAGCCTTCGATTATAGTATCGCTTCTTACAAATGGGGCTTGTGCATCGGATTTGACATTCGACGGTCAGAGTGCTGTTAGTATTTGTAGGAGGTTGACAAGGCCGAAAGATTATCACCCAAAAACCGAACAAGGGAAAGAAACAAACAAAGACAGGATATGCATTGATGTTCTCCAAAGAGAAATGCGAAGGAATCCTTTGGCTGGAGATCTCTCTGTGTCTTCCCAAACAGTGGCTGATGATCTCCACATGAAGCTTTTGTACCTTGAGAACAGAG TGGCATTTGCAAGATTATTCTTCCCTTTGGAAGCCAAACTAGCTATGGACATTGCACGTGCGGAGACAACATCCGAGTTTGCTGGTCTTTCAACATCTAAAGGTTCAAATGGAAACTTAATGGAGGTTGATCTCAATGAAACTCCCCTAATGCAAAACAAGAGACTTATTTCTAGGATGGAAGCTCTAATGAAAACAG TCGAGATGGGGCATCGATACTTTCCTCATTGCTCCGAAGTGCTCGATAAGTTTATGGAGGATGACCTACCAGACTTGTTTTACCTCGAGAAGGGAACTCAAGAAGAGCAACGAGTGAAGCGAACACGATTCATCGAGCTTAAAGAGGACGTCAATAAGGCTTTCAACAAGGATAAAGCCGAGTTTAGTCACTCTGGAATTTCATCTTCATCATCCTCATCATCCTTTAGAGAATCTGTACATTACAAGGCTAGAAAATGTGTTATCAAAACTTAA
- the LOC101490097 gene encoding uncharacterized protein At4g37920 — translation MKLYTAILPSRSSLSPSFFISSPSTSSLPHSLLPFKTSLPSSRFNFFPKLVQTLTRVGERGLRPCNYVASHEDSTSDVLDDNKMIGVCDKLIGVFMVDKPTPTDWRRLLAFSREWNNIRPHFFTRCHDKAISETNPAMKEKLLRLARKLKEIDEDVQRHNDLLDVISRDPSEISNIVSKRRKDFTNEFFEHLHAVTKSYYDDAEKQNELAKLGDACLAAVQAYDGATESIEQINAAQLKFQDIINSPSLDAACRKIDNLAEKKELDSTLVLMITKAWSAAKESNMTKDEVKDILYHLYKTSVANLQRLVPKEIRIVKYILRIEDPEEQLSALKDAFTPGEELEGNDVDSLYTTPEKLHTWIKTVLDAYHLSKEGTLIREARDLLNPEIIEKLEMLKKVVERNFM, via the exons ATGAAGTTGTACACTGCAATTCTACCCTCGCGTTCTTCACTTTCACCTTCTTTCTtcatttcttctccttcaacTTCCTCTCTTCCCCATTCGTTATTACCATTCAAAACCTCACTCCCCTCTTCGCGCTTCAACTTTTTCCCCAAACTTGTTCAAACACTAACAA GAGTCGGAGAAAGAGGTTTACGACCTTGTAACTACGTTGCTTCACACGAAGATAGTACGAGTGATGTGTTAGACGATAACAAAATGATTGGAGTGTGTGATAAACTCATTGGTGTTTTCATGGTTGATAAACCTACTCCAACTGATTGGAGAAGGTTGTTGGCTTTTAGTAGAGAATGGAACAATATTAGACCCCATTTTTTTACTCGTTGTCATGATAAAGCAATTTCTGAGACCAACCCTGCTATGAAGGAAAAACTTCTCCGCCTCGCCAGGAAACTCAAAGAg ATTGATGAGGATGTGCAGAGACACAATGATCTTCTTGATGTAATCAGTCGTGATCCATCTGAAATTAGCAATATAGTCTCCAAGCGTAGGAAGGATTTTACAAATGAATTCTTTGAGCACCTTCATGCGGTCACTAAATCCTACTATGACGACGCAGAAAAGCAAAATG AACTGGCAAAACTTGGGGACGCATGCTTGGCTGCTGTACAAGCCTATGATGGTGCAACAGAAAGCATTGAACAGATAAATGCTGCACAGCTGAAATTCCAAGATATTATCAATTCTCCCTCACTTGATGCTGCCTGCAGGAAGATAGACAATTTGGCAGAAAAAAAAGAACTTGATTCAACACTGGTATTGATGATCACCAAAGCTTGGTCAGCTGCCAAGGAGTCAAATATGACGAAAGATGAG GTAAAAGACATCCTCTATCATTTATACAAGACTTCAGTGGCAAATCTTCAAAGACTTGTTCCGAAAGAAATTCGAATAGTCAAGTATATTCTTCGAATTGAAGATCCTGAGGAGCAACTGTCTGCCCTTAAAGATGCATTTACACCTGGAGAAGAACTTGAAGGAAATGATGTGGATAGTTTGTACAC GACGCCAGAGAAGCTTCACACATGGATAAAGACTGTGTTGGATGCTTATCATTTGAGCAAAGAAGGTACCCTCATTAGGGAAGCAAGGGATCTGTTGAATCCAGAGATCATCGAAAAGTTGGAGATGTTAAAGAAGGTTGTGGAAAGGAACTTCATGTGA